A genomic segment from Nicotiana tabacum cultivar K326 chromosome 9, ASM71507v2, whole genome shotgun sequence encodes:
- the LOC107798785 gene encoding S-adenosylmethionine decarboxylase proenzyme-like: MTGATTVSDIGFEGYEKRLEITFTEPPMFTDPNGLGLRALTRSQLDSILEPAGCTIVLHLSNIEFDSYVLSESSLFIYPLKIILKTCGTTKLLLSIPRILKLAEELSLGVNSVKYSRGTFIFQNSQSAPHRSFSEEVAFLNSFFKNGHAYVLGDLNSPSRNWHVYVANVGPRKLTNQTDGITLEMCMTGLKREKTAVFFKKSGDDSCEMTKMSGISEIIPSHEICDFEFEPCGYSMNGIDGATYSTVHVTPEDGFNYASYEAMGLDPGSIGLEPLIKRVLMCFEPAEFSVAITCHGGSRGDIFADVEGYSCDNCINQDLPGGGYIVYRCFTVIAEAEKGRTVHVATNSDSKMVARCLKELSEMAGVGGGVATQSDLSVMVRV, from the coding sequence ATGACTGGTGCTACTACTGTTTCTGATATTGGTTTTGAAGGCTATGAAAAACGCCTAGAAATTACATTCACCGAGCCACCCATGTTCACTGACCCAAACGGGCTCGGTCTCCGAGCCCTGACTCGGTCACAACTCGACTCCATCCTCGAACCCGCTGGTTGCACCATAGTGTTACACCTCTCCAACATTGAGTTCGATTCTTACGTACTCTCTGAGTCGAGTTTATttatttatcctttaaaaattattttaaaaacttgtGGGACCACAAAATTGCTTTTGTCAATTCCTCGGATTTTAAAACTCGCCGAGGAACTTTCCCTCGGCGTTAACTCGGTAAAGTACTCACGTGGCaccttcatttttcaaaattcccAATCGGCCCCTCACCGTAGTTTTTCTGAAGAAGTGGCGTTTTTGAATTCGTTTTTCAAAAACGGCCATGCTTATGTACTCGGCGATCTCAACTCGCCGAGTCGGAATTGGCATGTGTACGTGGCAAATGTGGGTCCACGTAAGTTGACCAATCAGACGGATGGGATTACTCTGGAGATGTGCATGACGGGcttaaaaagagagaaaactgCCGTCTTTTTCAAAAAATCGGGAGACGATTCTTGTGAAATGACCAAAATGTCCGGGATAAGTGAAATAATACCAAGTCATGAGATATGTGATTTCGAGTTTGAGCCTTGTGGATATTCTATGAATGGGATTGATGGTGCAACGTACTCTACGGTGCACGTAACACCAGAGGATGGGTTCAATTATGCCAGCTATGAAGCCATGGGGTTAGACCCTGGGTCCATTGGGCTCGAGCCGTTGATCAAGAGGGTGCTTATGTGTTTCGAGCCAGCCGAGTTCAGCGTGGCCATCACGTGCCATGGTGGGTCCCGGGGGGATATTTTTGCTGATGTGGAAGGGTACTCATGTGACAATTGTATCAACCAAGATTTGCCAGGTGGCGGGTACATAGTCTACCGGTGTTTCACTGTGATAGCCGAGGCGGAGAAAGGCCGCACGGTCCACGTTGCCACCAACTCCGATTCCAAGATGGTGGCGCGTTGCTTGAAGGAATTGTCGGAGATGGCAGGCGTTGGTGGTGGGGTGGCAACCCAATCAGATTTGTCAGTTATGGTTAGGGTCTAA